A portion of the Pseudomonas protegens CHA0 genome contains these proteins:
- the folD gene encoding bifunctional methylenetetrahydrofolate dehydrogenase/methenyltetrahydrofolate cyclohydrolase FolD, whose amino-acid sequence MTAQLIDGKAIAASLRQQIAKRVAERRQQGLRTPGLAVILVGSDPASQVYVSHKRKDCEEVGFLSQAYDLPANTTQEDLAGLIDRLNDDPNIDGVLLQLPLPEHLDASLLLERIRPDKDVDGFHPYNVGRLAQRIPLLRPCTPKGIMTLLESTGADLYGMDAVVVGASNIVGRPMAMELLLAGCTVTVTHRFTKDLAGHVGRADLVVVAAGKPGLVKGEWIKEGAIVIDVGINRQDDGKLVGDVVYETALPRAGWITPVPGGVGPMTRACLLENTLYAAESLHS is encoded by the coding sequence ATGACTGCACAACTAATCGACGGCAAGGCGATCGCCGCTAGCCTGCGCCAGCAGATCGCCAAACGCGTCGCCGAGCGTCGCCAGCAAGGCCTGCGTACTCCAGGCCTCGCGGTGATTCTGGTCGGCAGCGACCCGGCCTCTCAAGTTTATGTCTCGCACAAGCGTAAAGACTGCGAAGAGGTCGGCTTCCTTTCCCAAGCCTATGACTTGCCCGCCAACACCACTCAAGAGGACCTGGCCGGCTTGATCGACCGCCTCAACGATGACCCGAACATCGATGGCGTCCTGCTGCAGTTGCCGCTTCCCGAGCACCTGGACGCTTCTCTATTACTGGAGCGTATTCGCCCGGACAAAGACGTGGACGGTTTCCATCCTTATAACGTCGGTCGCCTGGCCCAGCGCATTCCACTGCTGCGCCCTTGCACCCCCAAGGGCATCATGACCCTTCTGGAAAGCACCGGTGCCGATCTGTACGGCATGGATGCAGTGGTTGTCGGCGCTTCCAATATCGTTGGTCGCCCGATGGCCATGGAGTTGCTGCTGGCCGGTTGCACCGTGACCGTGACCCACCGCTTCACCAAGGATCTGGCTGGTCATGTCGGCCGTGCCGACCTGGTAGTCGTAGCCGCCGGCAAGCCGGGCCTGGTCAAGGGCGAGTGGATCAAGGAAGGCGCAATCGTCATCGACGTTGGCATCAATCGCCAGGACGACGGCAAGCTGGTGGGTGACGTGGTGTATGAAACCGCCCTGCCCCGCGCCGGCTGGATCACCCCAGTACCTGGTGGCGTCGGCCCCATGACCCGCGCCTGCCTGCTGGAAAACACGCTGTACGCAGCCGAATCGCTGCACAGCTGA
- the pbpG gene encoding D-alanyl-D-alanine endopeptidase, which translates to MKIRLSILSLLFAVSGTLIAHSVDASETTAAPRDTSQLHIASGSALLLDLQTNKVIYSSNPDVIVPIASVTKLMTAMVVLDAKLPLDEYISMNISDTPEMKGVFSRVKLNSELSRRDTLLIALMSSENRAAASLAHHYPGGYAAFIAAMNAKAKSLGMTHTRYVEPTGLSIHNVSTARDLSKLLVASRKYPLLSELSTTKEKTVAFRKPNYTLGFRNTDHLVNKEKWDIKITKTGFTNQAGHCLVLVTSMGNRPVALVILDAFGKYTHFADASRIRNWVETGKSGSVPDVALRYKADKNLKNRQVAAPQASH; encoded by the coding sequence GTGAAAATTCGTCTCTCCATTCTCAGCTTGTTGTTTGCTGTGTCCGGCACACTGATCGCGCACAGCGTCGACGCCAGCGAAACCACCGCGGCGCCAAGAGACACTTCACAATTGCATATCGCGTCCGGTAGCGCCCTGCTGCTGGATCTGCAGACCAACAAAGTTATCTATTCCAGCAACCCGGACGTGATAGTCCCCATCGCCTCGGTGACCAAGCTGATGACCGCCATGGTGGTCCTGGACGCCAAGCTGCCCCTGGACGAATACATCTCCATGAACATCAGCGACACCCCGGAAATGAAAGGGGTGTTCTCCCGGGTCAAGCTCAACAGTGAGCTGAGCCGCCGGGACACACTGCTGATCGCCCTGATGTCTTCGGAAAACCGTGCTGCCGCCAGCCTGGCCCATCACTACCCGGGCGGCTACGCGGCGTTCATCGCAGCAATGAACGCCAAGGCCAAGTCCCTGGGCATGACCCACACCCGCTACGTGGAGCCTACAGGCCTGTCGATCCACAACGTTTCCACCGCCCGTGACCTGAGCAAGTTGCTGGTGGCTTCGCGCAAGTACCCGCTGCTCAGCGAACTGAGTACCACCAAGGAAAAGACCGTAGCCTTTCGCAAGCCCAACTACACCCTGGGCTTCCGTAATACCGACCATCTAGTGAACAAGGAAAAATGGGACATCAAGATCACCAAGACCGGCTTTACCAACCAGGCCGGCCACTGCCTGGTGCTGGTCACCAGCATGGGTAATCGCCCGGTAGCGCTGGTGATTCTTGATGCCTTCGGCAAATACACCCACTTCGCCGATGCCAGCCGCATCCGCAATTGGGTCGAAACCGGTAAGAGCGGCTCGGTACCGGACGTCGCCCTGCGCTACAAAGCGGACAAGAACCTGAAGAACCGTCAGGTCGCCGCTCCCCAGGCCTCACACTGA
- a CDS encoding peptidase C39 family protein has product MVRVFPRFRVALLASACVLALAGCAGSVQPDIQRLPERVELNSVPSFRGQMYQSGPGALASMLSQQGVVITPGLLDKPLHLPGAEAQLQQNMQNLAREYGMVVYPLDNQLSALLTQVAAGYPVLVRFTEGSTFWAEPRYAVLAGYNRDKQTVLLRGAKSRRQLMSFSEFESSWKSAGSFAVLIQAPNQLPAKVDRQRWLKAVNELAQAGQEQAAARASKALDSH; this is encoded by the coding sequence ATGGTGCGGGTATTTCCTCGGTTTCGAGTGGCGCTGCTGGCCAGCGCCTGTGTCTTGGCCCTGGCCGGTTGTGCCGGTAGCGTACAGCCTGACATCCAGCGCCTGCCGGAACGTGTCGAACTCAACAGCGTGCCGTCTTTCCGTGGCCAGATGTACCAGAGCGGCCCAGGTGCACTGGCCAGCATGCTGTCGCAGCAGGGCGTGGTGATCACGCCCGGTCTGCTGGACAAGCCATTGCATCTGCCGGGTGCCGAGGCGCAGTTGCAGCAGAACATGCAGAACCTGGCGCGTGAATACGGCATGGTCGTCTATCCCCTGGATAACCAATTGTCGGCGTTGCTGACGCAGGTGGCGGCGGGTTACCCGGTGCTGGTGCGCTTTACCGAGGGTTCGACATTCTGGGCTGAGCCGCGCTATGCCGTGCTGGCCGGCTATAACCGCGACAAGCAGACAGTGCTGTTGCGTGGGGCGAAAAGCCGTCGGCAACTGATGAGCTTCAGCGAGTTCGAGTCATCCTGGAAGAGTGCCGGCAGCTTTGCGGTACTGATCCAGGCCCCCAACCAGTTGCCGGCCAAGGTGGATCGCCAGCGTTGGTTGAAAGCCGTCAATGAATTGGCCCAGGCCGGCCAGGAGCAGGCGGCAGCCCGGGCGAGCAAGGCACTCGACAGTCATTGA
- a CDS encoding TerC family protein, whose protein sequence is MDYLLQLAASPTAWVALATLVVMEIVLGIDNLIFISILTNKLPQKHRAKARRIGIGMALILRLALLSTIAFIVQLTEPVIEVMGQSFSWKDMILIAGGLFLVWKATTEIHHSMDPEPEQAKNETPGVAIGFAAAIGQILLLDMVFSIDSIITAVGMTEHLPIMIIAVVVSVLVMLLAAEPLAKFINDNPTVVMLALGFLIMIGMTLIAEGFGAHVPKGYVYAAMAFSAAIESLNMLARRARQKRQAARSDA, encoded by the coding sequence ATGGATTACCTTTTACAGCTCGCTGCAAGCCCCACCGCCTGGGTCGCCCTGGCCACCCTGGTGGTGATGGAGATCGTGCTTGGCATCGATAACCTGATCTTTATCTCCATCCTCACCAACAAGTTGCCGCAAAAGCACCGGGCCAAGGCACGACGCATCGGTATCGGCATGGCCTTGATCCTGCGCCTGGCGCTGCTCAGTACCATTGCGTTCATCGTCCAGCTCACTGAGCCGGTGATTGAAGTGATGGGGCAGAGTTTCTCCTGGAAGGACATGATCCTGATTGCCGGTGGCCTGTTCCTGGTGTGGAAAGCCACCACGGAAATCCACCACAGCATGGACCCTGAACCTGAGCAGGCCAAGAACGAGACTCCGGGCGTGGCTATCGGCTTTGCCGCAGCGATCGGTCAGATCCTGTTGCTGGACATGGTGTTCTCCATCGACAGCATCATTACTGCAGTCGGCATGACCGAGCATTTGCCGATCATGATCATTGCCGTGGTGGTGTCGGTGCTGGTGATGCTGCTGGCGGCCGAACCGCTGGCCAAGTTCATCAATGACAACCCGACCGTGGTGATGCTGGCCCTGGGCTTCTTGATCATGATCGGCATGACCCTGATCGCCGAAGGTTTCGGCGCCCATGTGCCCAAGGGCTATGTGTATGCGGCGATGGCCTTCTCGGCGGCCATTGAGAGTCTCAACATGCTGGCCCGCCGGGCCCGGCAGAAGCGTCAGGCGGCCCGTAGCGACGCTTGA
- the nhaR gene encoding transcriptional activator NhaR, with translation MLNYRQLHYFWVVAKTGSIVRACDQLNLTPQTISGQISLLEQTYGIELFRRVGRQLELTEAGRQALPYAEQMFQLGGELEAMLRARPDEQQIQFRVGVADVVPKSIVYRLIAPTMELSEPIRLTCREDKLERLLADLAIQRLDLVISDSPMPSHLDIKGYSQKLGECGISFFATEELARRHGADFPRGLHGAPLLIPGQETVVRSRLLRWFAEQQLQPRIIGEFDDSALMQAFGQSGSGIFIAPSVIADEVMHQYGVQLIGQTDAVAESFYAISVERKVKHPGIVAITEGARRELFTPLNL, from the coding sequence ATGCTCAACTACCGCCAGCTGCATTATTTCTGGGTTGTGGCCAAGACCGGCAGCATCGTCCGCGCCTGCGACCAGTTGAACCTGACCCCGCAAACCATCAGCGGCCAGATCAGCCTGCTGGAACAGACTTACGGCATCGAATTGTTTCGCCGGGTTGGCCGCCAGTTGGAGCTGACCGAAGCCGGACGCCAGGCCCTGCCCTACGCCGAGCAGATGTTCCAGCTCGGGGGCGAGCTGGAAGCCATGCTCCGCGCCCGCCCCGACGAACAGCAGATCCAGTTCCGGGTCGGCGTGGCGGATGTGGTGCCCAAGTCCATCGTCTATCGCCTGATCGCCCCGACCATGGAGCTCAGCGAGCCGATCCGCCTGACCTGTCGCGAAGACAAGCTCGAACGCCTGCTGGCGGACCTGGCCATCCAGCGCCTGGACCTGGTGATTTCCGACAGCCCGATGCCCTCGCACCTGGACATCAAGGGCTACAGCCAGAAGCTAGGGGAATGCGGCATCAGTTTCTTCGCCACCGAGGAGCTGGCGCGACGGCACGGCGCCGACTTCCCCCGGGGCCTGCACGGCGCGCCACTGCTGATTCCCGGGCAGGAAACCGTGGTCCGCAGCCGCCTGCTGCGCTGGTTCGCCGAGCAACAGTTGCAGCCACGGATCATCGGTGAATTCGACGACAGCGCCCTGATGCAGGCCTTTGGCCAATCCGGCAGTGGAATCTTCATCGCCCCGAGCGTGATTGCCGACGAGGTCATGCACCAGTACGGAGTGCAACTGATTGGCCAGACCGATGCCGTGGCCGAGTCGTTCTACGCCATTTCCGTGGAGCGCAAGGTCAAGCACCCCGGCATCGTGGCCATTACCGAAGGGGCGCGACGGGAATTGTTCACGCCCCTCAATCTCTGA
- a CDS encoding MFS transporter, translating to MLLPILLLSAAGFTVLTTEFIIVGLLPSIARDLQVSVSQAGLLVTLFAFTVAAFGPFLTAYFARFPRKKLFISVLVMFGLANTLAALAPNIWVMSLARLVPALGLPVFWALASETAVDIVGPDYAGRAIAKIGFGIVCATVFGIPVGTLIADAFGWRSAFGILAVVAFAKALLLFIYLPQTRQHNEQVSLRAQFRILRSPLMQGHVLLSILVFSGMFTAYTYLADILERLAGFDGALVGWCLMGFGAVGLIGNSLGGRAVDRHPLIASMVFCALMIGGMVALVPSIHSTLGLAAAMAIWGVTQAAMFLVSHVRLIKAAPQAPAFAASLNIAGANLGIGLGAMVGGRVIDTLGLGSLGFAASGFILLSIALALLLMKLKAPSACAS from the coding sequence ATGCTGTTGCCCATCCTGCTGTTGTCGGCCGCCGGTTTTACCGTGCTGACCACGGAGTTCATCATCGTCGGCCTGTTGCCGTCGATTGCCCGCGACCTGCAGGTCAGCGTGTCCCAGGCCGGGCTGCTGGTGACCCTGTTCGCCTTTACCGTGGCTGCCTTCGGGCCATTTCTGACCGCCTACTTCGCGCGTTTTCCCCGCAAGAAGCTGTTTATCAGCGTGCTGGTGATGTTCGGCCTGGCCAATACCCTGGCGGCGCTGGCGCCGAACATCTGGGTGATGTCCCTGGCGCGGCTGGTGCCGGCCCTAGGGTTGCCGGTGTTCTGGGCCCTGGCCAGCGAGACGGCGGTGGACATCGTCGGCCCGGACTACGCCGGGCGGGCGATTGCCAAGATCGGCTTTGGCATTGTCTGCGCCACGGTGTTCGGGATTCCCGTGGGCACCCTGATTGCCGATGCGTTCGGCTGGCGCAGCGCCTTCGGCATCCTGGCGGTGGTGGCGTTCGCCAAGGCCCTGTTGCTGTTTATCTACCTGCCGCAAACCCGCCAGCACAACGAGCAGGTGAGCCTGCGGGCGCAGTTTCGCATCCTGCGCAGCCCGCTGATGCAAGGGCATGTGCTGCTGTCGATCCTGGTATTTAGCGGCATGTTCACTGCCTACACCTACCTGGCGGACATACTCGAGCGCCTGGCCGGGTTCGACGGTGCGCTGGTGGGCTGGTGCCTGATGGGCTTTGGCGCGGTGGGCCTGATCGGCAATTCCCTGGGCGGCCGGGCGGTGGACCGTCACCCGTTGATCGCCTCCATGGTGTTCTGCGCACTGATGATCGGCGGCATGGTAGCCCTGGTGCCGAGCATTCATTCGACCCTGGGGCTGGCAGCGGCCATGGCCATCTGGGGCGTGACCCAGGCGGCGATGTTCCTGGTGAGCCATGTGCGCTTGATCAAGGCGGCTCCCCAGGCGCCGGCCTTCGCCGCTTCGTTGAACATTGCCGGGGCCAACCTGGGCATTGGCCTGGGGGCAATGGTCGGCGGCCGGGTGATCGATACCCTGGGCCTGGGCAGCCTGGGGTTCGCGGCCTCGGGTTTCATTCTGCTGTCGATCGCCCTGGCGCTGCTGCTGATGAAGCTCAAAGCGCCGAGTGCCTGCGCTTCCTGA
- the sstT gene encoding serine/threonine transporter SstT, translated as MSASPPSFLHSLKRLSLVTQIVIGLIAGIALALLAPEVAKSTTFIGKVFVSALKAVAPILVFVLVMASIANHKHGQETHIRPILVLYLLGTFAAAVVAVIASSLFPSALVLSTHDVAISAPGGITEVLQSLLLSVVDNPVSALMNANFIGILAWAIGMGVAIRHAGETTRTVLDDLSNGVTVIVRVVIRFAPLGIFGLVASTLATSGFNALLGYLHLLAVLIGCMLFVALVMNPLIVFWKIRRNPFPLVLTCLRESGITAFFTRSSAANIPVNLELSKRLGLHEDTYSVSIPLGATINMAGAAITITVLTLAAVHTLGIAVDLPTAVLLSVVAAICACGASGVAGGSLLLIPLACSLFGIPSEIAMQVVAVGFIIGVLQDSAETALNSSTDVLFTAAACMAQEDKAQASA; from the coding sequence ATGAGCGCTTCACCCCCTTCCTTTCTGCATTCCCTCAAACGCCTGAGCCTGGTCACGCAGATCGTTATCGGCCTGATCGCCGGTATCGCCCTGGCACTGCTGGCACCGGAGGTGGCGAAATCCACCACCTTTATCGGCAAGGTATTCGTCTCGGCGCTCAAGGCCGTGGCCCCGATCCTGGTGTTCGTGCTGGTCATGGCCTCCATCGCCAACCACAAGCACGGCCAGGAAACCCATATCCGGCCGATCCTGGTGCTCTACCTGCTGGGCACCTTCGCCGCCGCCGTGGTCGCGGTGATCGCCAGCAGCCTGTTTCCTTCCGCCCTGGTGCTGTCGACCCACGACGTGGCCATCAGCGCGCCCGGCGGGATCACCGAAGTGCTGCAAAGCCTGCTGCTGAGCGTGGTGGACAACCCGGTCAGCGCCCTGATGAACGCCAACTTCATCGGCATCCTGGCCTGGGCCATTGGCATGGGCGTGGCCATCCGCCATGCCGGCGAGACCACCCGCACCGTGCTCGATGACCTGTCCAACGGGGTGACCGTCATCGTGCGCGTGGTGATCCGCTTCGCGCCCCTGGGGATCTTCGGCCTGGTGGCCTCGACCCTGGCCACCTCGGGCTTCAACGCCCTGCTCGGCTACCTGCACCTGCTGGCGGTCCTGATCGGCTGCATGCTGTTCGTGGCCCTGGTGATGAACCCGCTGATCGTGTTCTGGAAGATTCGCCGCAACCCCTTCCCGCTGGTGCTGACCTGCCTGCGCGAAAGTGGCATCACCGCCTTCTTCACCCGCAGCTCGGCGGCCAACATTCCAGTCAACCTGGAACTGAGCAAGCGCCTGGGCCTGCATGAAGACACCTACTCGGTGTCGATCCCGCTGGGCGCCACCATCAACATGGCCGGCGCGGCAATCACCATTACCGTGCTGACCCTGGCCGCCGTGCACACCCTCGGTATCGCCGTCGACCTGCCCACCGCCGTGCTGCTCAGCGTGGTCGCGGCCATCTGCGCCTGCGGTGCTTCCGGCGTGGCCGGCGGCTCGCTGCTGCTGATTCCCCTGGCCTGCAGCCTGTTCGGCATTCCCAGCGAAATCGCCATGCAGGTGGTGGCCGTAGGCTTCATCATCGGCGTGCTGCAGGATTCGGCGGAAACCGCGCTGAATTCCTCCACCGACGTACTCTTCACCGCCGCCGCGTGCATGGCCCAGGAAGACAAGGCGCAAGCCTCGGCCTGA
- a CDS encoding DUF1993 family protein, translating to MTISLYAASVPVFKQMLNALSDVLHKAEAHATAKNIEPNALLQARLYPDMFPLVRQVQIAVDFAKGVSARLAEVELPKYDDTETTFADLQALIAKVLAFIDGIQPAQIDGKEGIEIVTRPGTPKEKRFSGQSYLLTYGLPQFFFHVTTTYAILRHNGVEVGKRDYMGAF from the coding sequence ATGACTATTTCCCTGTACGCCGCTTCCGTTCCTGTCTTCAAGCAAATGCTCAATGCCTTGAGCGACGTGCTGCACAAGGCCGAAGCCCACGCCACGGCGAAGAACATCGAGCCCAACGCCCTGCTGCAGGCGCGCCTGTACCCGGACATGTTCCCGCTGGTGCGCCAGGTGCAGATCGCCGTGGACTTCGCCAAGGGCGTATCGGCGCGCCTGGCCGAAGTCGAGCTGCCCAAGTACGACGACACTGAAACCACCTTCGCCGACCTGCAGGCGCTGATCGCCAAGGTCCTGGCCTTTATCGACGGCATCCAGCCGGCGCAGATCGATGGCAAGGAAGGCATCGAGATCGTGACCCGTCCGGGCACCCCGAAAGAGAAGCGCTTCAGTGGCCAGTCCTACCTGCTGACCTACGGCCTGCCGCAGTTCTTCTTCCACGTCACCACCACCTACGCAATCCTGCGTCACAACGGTGTGGAAGTGGGCAAGCGCGACTACATGGGCGCGTTCTAA
- a CDS encoding AraC family transcriptional regulator has product MSTQSFTRGPSSALLLLGFGCEKGLAPARLLAGCGLSREQLQNPNSLLSAAQELRLASNLLALLGQPRGLGYAVGARYHFSTYGLFGYGLISSATPADAVALALRFLPLTYAFAEIGYRLEPGLGVLTFAEPRVADPLLAQFLLQRDMAAAATLMQEIVGADFRLLRFGRSVSPELEGDEPAQILGVPADYRADANTLAFDRRFLQRPLPQANPLTVAMCEQMCAQLLERRQAHHGVAALVRQHLDALPAASVPDLPAMARLLCTSVRTLKRRLQEEGTCYRQVLAGHRGARALELLGNPRLSLSQVAERLGFSDLSSFSQSFKRWFGVAPSVYRQERCG; this is encoded by the coding sequence ATGAGCACTCAGTCGTTCACCCGGGGACCGTCCAGCGCCTTGCTGCTGCTCGGTTTCGGCTGCGAAAAGGGCTTGGCGCCAGCGCGGTTGCTGGCCGGTTGCGGGCTGTCCCGGGAGCAGTTGCAAAACCCCAACAGCCTGCTGTCGGCGGCCCAGGAGTTGCGCCTGGCCAGTAACCTGCTGGCGCTGCTCGGCCAGCCCCGGGGCCTGGGGTATGCAGTGGGTGCGCGTTATCACTTCTCCACCTATGGCCTGTTCGGCTACGGCCTGATCAGCAGCGCCACCCCGGCGGATGCCGTGGCCCTGGCCTTGCGCTTCCTGCCGCTGACCTATGCCTTTGCCGAGATCGGCTACCGGCTGGAGCCGGGGCTCGGGGTGCTGACCTTTGCCGAGCCTCGGGTGGCGGACCCCTTGTTGGCGCAGTTCCTGTTACAGCGGGACATGGCGGCCGCCGCGACGCTGATGCAGGAAATAGTCGGTGCGGATTTTCGCCTGCTGCGTTTCGGTCGCAGTGTCAGCCCTGAGCTGGAAGGGGACGAGCCGGCGCAGATTCTCGGGGTGCCCGCCGACTATCGGGCCGACGCCAATACCCTGGCCTTCGACCGGCGTTTCCTGCAACGGCCCTTGCCCCAGGCCAACCCGCTGACGGTGGCCATGTGCGAGCAGATGTGCGCGCAGTTGCTGGAGCGGCGACAGGCCCATCATGGGGTTGCCGCGCTGGTCCGCCAGCACCTGGATGCCCTGCCGGCGGCAAGCGTACCGGACTTGCCGGCCATGGCCCGGCTGCTGTGCACCAGCGTGCGGACCTTGAAGCGACGCTTGCAGGAGGAGGGCACCTGCTATCGGCAGGTACTGGCCGGGCATCGAGGCGCTCGGGCCCTGGAGTTGCTGGGCAATCCGCGGCTGAGCCTGTCCCAGGTTGCCGAAAGGCTTGGCTTCAGTGACCTGTCGAGTTTTTCCCAGAGCTTCAAGCGCTGGTTCGGCGTGGCCCCCAGCGTGTATCGCCAGGAGCGCTGCGGATAA